In Caldanaerobius fijiensis DSM 17918, the genomic window AGCAGGAAAAACAATTCTCGAAGCACTCAATACAGACCTCGTATGCGATGCTATCAATACTGCAATGCGTGAGTTGTTTCTCCAAATTGTATATGGCAGAAGCCAAACTGCTTTTTCAGAGGGAGGGTTGCCTATAGGAGCAGGACTTGAAGATTTAGGCAAAGGTCTTAGAAGCCAGGTAGGTACAATGTATAGCACTGCTGGCAAAGGTCCGAGATACCTTGAGATGGCAGAAGGTTATATTACAAAGACAGCGCTGGACGAAAATAATGAAATAATAGGGTATGAATTTGTTCATCTTGGAAAAATGATGGATATGATAAAAAATGGTATGGATGCCAATGAGGCATTGAAAAAGGCTACAGGAACTTATGGAAGGTTTAATGAAGCCGTGAAAGTGATAGACCCGAGGAAAGAGTAATTTAAGGAGGCATGAGATAAATGGCATTATTTGAAGGTTTTGAAAGAAGGATTAAACAAGTTAATTCCGTTTTAAATAAATATAATATAGGCTCGTTGGAAGATGCAAAAAAGATTTGTGATGATAAGGGAATTGATGTTTATAATATTGTAAAATCGATTCAGCCCATATGCTTTGAGAATGCTTGCTGGGCATATATTACTGGAGCAGCAATCGCCATTGCGAAAGGATGTACAAATGCATCCGATGCTGCTAAAAATATAGGGGAAGGACTTCAGGCATTCTGTATTCCTGGTTCAGTGGCAGATGAAAGAAAAGTCGGATTAGGACATGGCAATCTTGGTGCTATGCTGTTAAAAGAAGAAACAAAATGTTTTGCTTTTCTTGCAGGGCATGAATCTTTTGCAGCGGCTGAGGGTGCAATTGGAATAGCAAAATCGGCAAATAAAGTGAGAAAAGAGCCGTTAAGGGTTATACTAAATGGTCTTGGTAAAGATGCAGCCCAGATTATATCAAGAATTAATGGCTTTACATATGTGCAAACTGTTTTTGATTATTATACTGGAAAACTTGAGGTAGTAAAAGAAATACCATACTCAAAGGGTGAACGCTCAAAAGTAAAATGCTATGGTGCAGATGATGTAAGAGAAGGGGTAGCCATTATGCACCATGAAGGTGTAGATATATCGATTACAGGAAATTCGACAAATCCAACGAGGTTCCAGCATCCAGTAGCAGGGACTTACAAGAAAGAATGTTATGAATCAGGTAAAAAATACTTTTCGGTTGCATCAGGAGGAGGTACAGGAAGAACCCTGCACCCGGACAATATGGCGGCAGGGCCAGCATCATATGGTATGACGGATACAATGGGAAGAATGCATTCGGATGCTCAATTTGCGGGCTCTTCCTCTGTACCTGCCCATGTAGAAATGATGGGGTTTATTGGAATGGGCAATAATCCTATGGTAGGAGCCACTGTTGCAGTGGCAGTTGCTATTGAAGAAGCAATTAAAAACAAATAGTTGCTGCGTAAAAAAAGAAATTGATAATTTCGTAAAAACATATAAATTGTTAGTAGTTTAAAATATGCAAAAATACTTAAGGGTGATACGTTGCCCCTTAATTGCAGCAAAGATGTTGCTGACTTCTGTTTTAATTATTCATATTAAGACAGGAGTTTACTTTTTTGAATCATAAGTATAATAACTTTTGAAAGGGGAATGTTTTTGTTTCGCATTTTAATTGTAGGTGTTGGAGGCTTTATAGGAGCCTCGTTAAGGTATATAATCTCGGGCTTGAGTATTAGAGTTTTTGGTGATTCATTTCCGTATGGGACACTTTTGGTAAATATTTTAGGAGGACTTTTAATAGGATTTATAATGGAAGCAAGTGTTAGTTTATGGCCAGTTTCTCCAAATATAAGAATATTTTTAACAACTGGTCTTCTTGGAGGACTTACTACTTTTTCCACGTTCAGTTATGAAACGATAAGCATGCTAAGTGATGGAAGTTATTTGATGGGAGGTATAAATGCTGGCTTAAACCTGTTTCTAAGTTTATTTTGTGCATGGCTGGGTAAGTTTTTAGCACAAGTTATGTAGGGAGGGTATAGGTATGAAAGTTGAGGGAAAAGGAAAACTTCTGAAAATATTTATTGGAGAGTCAGACCAATGGCATGGTGAACCTCTATACCATGCTATCATTAAAAAGATTAAAGAAAATGGCCTTGCAGGTGCTACTATAATACGTGGAATTGAAGGCTTTGGCGCAAATAGCCGAATCCATAGTACAAGAGTTTTAAGACTATCTGAAGATTTGCCAATCGTAATCGAAGTAATAGATAAGGAAGAAAGAATTAACGCTATTATTAAAGTATTGGATGATATGATAACGGAAGGGCTCATGATAGTTATACAGGATGTAGAAATAATTAAATATGCAAAATCAAAGGATACGAAATAATATACTTATTGACACAATAATAAATCCGAATTATTATATGAGTATAAACGGATATAGTCATATAGGTGGTGATAAATTGGATTTGATAGAAATATTTAAAGCATTGGGAGATGAAAACAGAATTAGAATACTCAATTTATTAATAAGGCAGGAACTATGTGTATGCGAGATAGAAACATTGCTGGATATGACGCAGTCCAATGCTTCAAGACATCTAAACAAATTAAAAAGCGCGGGTGTTATAACCAGTGAAAAGAAATCTCAATGGGTCTATTATAGAGTAGATAACAAGTTTATTGAAGAAAATAACCTGCTGTATGAATTTATTAAGGACAAGATGGATGAAAATACGCAATTGCTAAAAGATGTAGAAAGACTTAAAAAATATAAAAACAGTAACTTTACTTGTGAGCAACTGCGGGAAGATAAAAGTCAGGTTCTAAAGTATCTTCAAGGGCATTGTGAAAAGACGAAAAATGAAAATTAAAGCGGCTTCCATAGATATTTGTTTCAACGCATTTTAGGATATTTTTTAGAGAATATAAAATATTATTTTGCTTAATGTCACTCTCAAAATATTGACAGAATGTCGTTGTTAGAATATTATATGAATATAATTGAATATAATCATACAACTAAAACAAATTAATATTAAATAAATTGGAGGCGGACAACTTGAGTAGTAAAGAAATAATACAGGAAAACAAGGGATTGGGTTTTTTCGAAAAATATTTAACATTGTGGGTAGCAGCGTGCATTATAGCAGGAGTTGCAATAGGACAGTTAATTCCTGCAATCCCTGAAACTTTGAGCAAATTTGAATATGCAAATGTATCCATTCCTGTTGCTATTCTTATATGGCTCATGATATACCCAATGATGCTGAAAATTGATTTTTCAAGCATTGTCAGGGCAACAAAAAAACCGAAGGGACTTATAGTAACTTGTACAACAAACTGGCTTATCAAGCCTTTTACAATGTATCTTATAGCAGCGTTTTTCCTAAAAGTGGTATTCAGCAGGTGGATTGATTCGGATTTGGCAACAGACTATCTTGCAGGTGCAGTATTATTAGGAGCCGCACCATGTACCGCTATGGTGTTCGTATGGAGTTATCTGACAAAAGGCGACCCCGCTTATACATTAGTTCAGGTGGCAGTTAATGACCTGATTATATTGTTTGCATTTACACCAATTGTAGCATTCCTGTTAGGTGTAAGTAATGTAAGTGTTCCTTATGACACGCTGGTATTATCAACAATTCTGTTTGTTGTTATTCCATTGGCAGGAGGGTACCTTACCAGAAGAAACATCATCAAACATAAGGGTATAGAGTATTTCGAGAACGTTTTTCTCAAGAAATTTGATAATGTAACTATCGTAGGTCTGCTTCTTACTTTAGTAATTATTTTCTCTTTCCAGGGTGAAATAATTTTAAGCAATCCTCTGCATATTATATTAATTGCGGTACCATTAATTATTCAGACGTTCTTTATATTCTTCATCGCATATGGGTGGGCAAAGATATGGAAACTTCCCCATGATATAGCAGCCCCTGCAGGAATGATTGGAGCAAGCAACTTCTTTGAACTTGCTGTTGCAGTGGCTATTTCACTCTTTGGTCTGGACTCTGGAGCCGCCCTTGCAACAGTTGTGGGAGTACTGGTTGAAGTTCCAGTAATGCTTACACTTGTAAGGATTGCCAACAACACAAGGCACTGGTTTAAACAAACTGATGAAAGGGGAATATAAAACATATGAAAAAGAAAGTGGCATTTGTATGCGTACACAACTCTTGCCGCTCTCAAATGGCAGAAGGCTGGGCAAAGAAATTGGGGAGTGATGTATTGGAAGCATATTCCGCAGGAACAGAAAATTACCCTGAAGTAAAACCATTGGCAGTACAGGTAATGGAAGAAGCAGGAGTGGATATGAGTGGCCATCATCCAAAACTATTAAGTGATATTCCAGCAGAATTAGATATCTTAATAACGATGGGATGCAATGTAGAATGCCCTTATGTGCCATGCAGGCACAGGGAAGATTGGGGGCTTGCTGACCCGTCAGGTGGCCCGATAGAGGATTATAGAAAAACAAGAGATATTATCGAAAAGAAAGTAGAGGATTTGATACAGAGGGTAAAAAATAACCAGATTTGATAAGCAGAGTGTAATTAATCTAAATAAAAAGGTGCAGTGAAGAGAAAACTTCATATGCACTTTTTTCTTTTTTTAAATATTGAAGTGACTATTGACAGATATAAAAAACAGGAGTATTATACTTATATACTTATATGAGTATATAAGTATGAATTTAAAATTGCAGTTGTTTAAAGTATAAAGTATGTCTGATACAAAGCCAAAATTTTAACGAAAGGAAGATTTTATGAATAAATTTTCTGATTTTTTCAAGGTATTGTCTGATGAAACACGTTTAAGGATACTTATTCTGCTGTATCATAAAAAACTTTGCGTATGTGAGATGTGTGGAATAACAGGAGAGCCGCAGCCCAAAATATCAAAACATCTTGCTAAACTTAGGGATATGGGATTTGTAAAAGATGAAAGGCAGGAACAGTTTATTTTTTATGATTTAAATCTTAATGAGCAGGTGTACAAAGAGATATTGGAGAAAATAGTGGATAATATCAACGATTATCCAGAACTGAAAAGTGATATTGAAAAGTGTAAATATGCTGAAAAGTATCTTGAAGCGTGCAGAAGGTAAGGAGGAGGTTTTCATATGAATATATTGGCTATGGTATTCGGTTGGTTAAATGACCAACTATTAAAAATGACATGGCTTTCAGAACTAGTAAGGCTTCTTGTAGAAAAGGTATTCCGCTTGTCCGTTAATGGCAGGCTGGGTGGAAGCATCCACTTCTTTATCTATGATACTATAAAGATTTTTATACTATTATCCCTGCTAATATTTGTTATATCCTATATCCAGAGTTACTTTCCGCCAGAAAGGACAAAGAAGATTCTCGGAAGGATAAGAGGCATTAAAGGGAATATACTTGGGGCATTGCTTGGAACGATAACTCCTTTTTGCAGTTGCTCCAGCATACCGATTTTTATTGGCTTTACATCGGCTGGATTGCCTCTGGGGGTGACCTTTTCGTTCCTGATATCCTCTCCCCTTGTGGATTTGGCATCACTGCTATTGTTAATGTCGTTCTTCGGTGCAAAAATTGCCATAGCCTATGTTGTTGTAGGCTTGATTCTGGCGGTTATCGGAGGAACTTTGATTGACAAGTTAGGCCTTGAAAAATACGTAGAAGGATATGTAAGAGAAATCGAAAATGTTGATGCCGAAGTGCCTGAAATGACTCGTAATGAGAGAATATCCTATTCAAAAGAACAGGTGAAGGATATTATCCAAAGAGTGTGGCTATACGTATTAATCGGTGTTGGAATAGGGGCAGCCATTCATAACTGGATTCCCCAGTCAATCATAGAAAATGTGGTTGGAGGCAATAATCCATTTGCAGTGTTGCTTGCTACTGTAGTGGGCATTCCAATGTATGCTGATATATTCGGCACTCTGCCTATAGCGGAAGCGTTATTTGCAAAGGGCGTAGGCGTGGGGACGGTATTGTCATTTATGATGGCGGTAACAGCCTTGTCGCTGCCTTCCATGATTATGCTGAGCAAGGTAGTAAAGCCTAAACTTTTAGCAATCTTTGTATCCATTGTATCAGCAGGAATTATTATCATTGGATATTTATTTAATGCTTTTTCATATATTTTTGTGTAAGCAGGTTTGATAAAAGAGTAGGGGTTTATCTATGTGTTTCAAAAGAGGTTTAAACGTAGGGGAAGGTGTGCTTAAACATGGGAAATTATATTCTTTATGCTGTTACGCTAATATTGTTAGTAATATCTTTTCTCAAAGATGAGAGCAAAACAAAGAATGCTCTAAAGAAAGCCTGGAAGTCATTTGAAAATATATTGCCAGAATTCCTTGGAGTCATTATGCTGGTAGGAATACTGCTTGCCGTACTCAACCCCCAGGTTATATCTGCTGTTATTGGAGCAGAATCAGGATGGTTTGGTGTTATTCTTGCAGCCTTGGTTGGAGCAGTTACCCTTATTCCAGGGTTTGTGGCATTCCCTACTGCAGCCATGCTTCTTCAAAATGGTGCAGGTTATATGCAGATTGGAGCCTTCGTTTCTACACTTATGATGGTAGGGATTGTTACGGCTCCTGTAGAGATAAAATACTTTGGCAAAAAACTTACAATTGCAAGAAATGTTTTAGCCTTTGTATTTTCTTTCCTGGTAGCATATATAATTGGGAAGGTGGCGGGTGGTATATGAAGTTTATAAAAAGATACAAATTTTTTCTAATTACTATAGGTATTATAGGGATTATTACTTTAATAAATAGAAGCATCGGGCTAAAAGCCATTAGTGTTGCAGGGTATAGTTTTAAGGAAATGGCTCTTGTCATCCCTCCTGTATTTATTCTTTTAGGATTACTGGATGTATGGGTTCCGAGAGAAACGATGGTGAAATACATGGGAGAAGGTTCAGGGATAAAAGGCGTAATCCTGTCCATCATTTTAGGCTCTGCAGCAGCAGGCCCTCTTTATGGGGCATTCCCAGTGGCGGCAGTTTTTATGAAAAAAGGTGCAAAATTCAGCAATATACTGATATTCATTGGAGCATGGTCCACTACAAAGATACCAATGTTTTTATTTGAAATATCAGCATTGGGTGCTAGATTTGCTGTAACAAGACTGGTGGTTGATATTCCTGGAATAATTCTTATAGCCTATATACTGTCCCAATTAATCCCAAAAGAAGAGATAAGGGAAATATATCGGAAAGTTGAAAATATGTGATATTTGTAAAGGAGAGGGTTTAAATGTCAAAGAACTGGTATCCAGTAATTAACTATGAAAATTGTATTGAGTGCGGGGCATGTTTTAACAAGTGCTCACACGGGGTTTATAAGAAAGAAGGTGAAAGGCCTGTGGTAGTATATCCCGAAGGCTGTGTTGAAGGATGCAGAGGATGTCAAAACCTATGTCCTTCAGGTGCAATAGAGTACGTTGGCGACACAGGTGAAAAGGGGAATTGCAGTTGCGGATGCTGCAGTTGCTAAATTTCGGGGGAGGCGGAAGGTGTGAGACCAGTTATTTTAAAGGAGAAATGTCCTGCACAGGCAAATATCTGCAAAGCGATAATTGCATGTCCTAATCATGCAATAAGTTATGTCGAGGATGATGATGAGCCTTTAGGTGGCAGAATTGAAATTGACCATGCAAAATGTACAGGATGTGGAACCTGTGCTAAAGAATGTTGTGGTATGGCAATAATAATGGAATA contains:
- a CDS encoding iron-sulfur cluster assembly scaffold protein, with protein sequence MNYTHEVEKMTCVAKGPNHGPAPIPQEGKWVKAKEIKDISGLTHGVGWCAPQQGACKLTLNVKDGVIQEALVETLGCSGMTHSAAMAAEILAGKTILEALNTDLVCDAINTAMRELFLQIVYGRSQTAFSEGGLPIGAGLEDLGKGLRSQVGTMYSTAGKGPRYLEMAEGYITKTALDENNEIIGYEFVHLGKMMDMIKNGMDANEALKKATGTYGRFNEAVKVIDPRKE
- a CDS encoding GGGtGRT protein; this translates as MALFEGFERRIKQVNSVLNKYNIGSLEDAKKICDDKGIDVYNIVKSIQPICFENACWAYITGAAIAIAKGCTNASDAAKNIGEGLQAFCIPGSVADERKVGLGHGNLGAMLLKEETKCFAFLAGHESFAAAEGAIGIAKSANKVRKEPLRVILNGLGKDAAQIISRINGFTYVQTVFDYYTGKLEVVKEIPYSKGERSKVKCYGADDVREGVAIMHHEGVDISITGNSTNPTRFQHPVAGTYKKECYESGKKYFSVASGGGTGRTLHPDNMAAGPASYGMTDTMGRMHSDAQFAGSSSVPAHVEMMGFIGMGNNPMVGATVAVAVAIEEAIKNK
- the crcB gene encoding fluoride efflux transporter CrcB, translating into MFRILIVGVGGFIGASLRYIISGLSIRVFGDSFPYGTLLVNILGGLLIGFIMEASVSLWPVSPNIRIFLTTGLLGGLTTFSTFSYETISMLSDGSYLMGGINAGLNLFLSLFCAWLGKFLAQVM
- a CDS encoding DUF190 domain-containing protein, coding for MKVEGKGKLLKIFIGESDQWHGEPLYHAIIKKIKENGLAGATIIRGIEGFGANSRIHSTRVLRLSEDLPIVIEVIDKEERINAIIKVLDDMITEGLMIVIQDVEIIKYAKSKDTK
- a CDS encoding ArsR/SmtB family transcription factor, whose amino-acid sequence is MDLIEIFKALGDENRIRILNLLIRQELCVCEIETLLDMTQSNASRHLNKLKSAGVITSEKKSQWVYYRVDNKFIEENNLLYEFIKDKMDENTQLLKDVERLKKYKNSNFTCEQLREDKSQVLKYLQGHCEKTKNEN
- the arsB gene encoding ACR3 family arsenite efflux transporter, whose product is MSSKEIIQENKGLGFFEKYLTLWVAACIIAGVAIGQLIPAIPETLSKFEYANVSIPVAILIWLMIYPMMLKIDFSSIVRATKKPKGLIVTCTTNWLIKPFTMYLIAAFFLKVVFSRWIDSDLATDYLAGAVLLGAAPCTAMVFVWSYLTKGDPAYTLVQVAVNDLIILFAFTPIVAFLLGVSNVSVPYDTLVLSTILFVVIPLAGGYLTRRNIIKHKGIEYFENVFLKKFDNVTIVGLLLTLVIIFSFQGEIILSNPLHIILIAVPLIIQTFFIFFIAYGWAKIWKLPHDIAAPAGMIGASNFFELAVAVAISLFGLDSGAALATVVGVLVEVPVMLTLVRIANNTRHWFKQTDERGI
- a CDS encoding arsenate reductase ArsC — protein: MKKKVAFVCVHNSCRSQMAEGWAKKLGSDVLEAYSAGTENYPEVKPLAVQVMEEAGVDMSGHHPKLLSDIPAELDILITMGCNVECPYVPCRHREDWGLADPSGGPIEDYRKTRDIIEKKVEDLIQRVKNNQI
- a CDS encoding ArsR/SmtB family transcription factor, yielding MNKFSDFFKVLSDETRLRILILLYHKKLCVCEMCGITGEPQPKISKHLAKLRDMGFVKDERQEQFIFYDLNLNEQVYKEILEKIVDNINDYPELKSDIEKCKYAEKYLEACRR
- a CDS encoding permease, whose translation is MNILAMVFGWLNDQLLKMTWLSELVRLLVEKVFRLSVNGRLGGSIHFFIYDTIKIFILLSLLIFVISYIQSYFPPERTKKILGRIRGIKGNILGALLGTITPFCSCSSIPIFIGFTSAGLPLGVTFSFLISSPLVDLASLLLLMSFFGAKIAIAYVVVGLILAVIGGTLIDKLGLEKYVEGYVREIENVDAEVPEMTRNERISYSKEQVKDIIQRVWLYVLIGVGIGAAIHNWIPQSIIENVVGGNNPFAVLLATVVGIPMYADIFGTLPIAEALFAKGVGVGTVLSFMMAVTALSLPSMIMLSKVVKPKLLAIFVSIVSAGIIIIGYLFNAFSYIFV
- a CDS encoding permease produces the protein MGNYILYAVTLILLVISFLKDESKTKNALKKAWKSFENILPEFLGVIMLVGILLAVLNPQVISAVIGAESGWFGVILAALVGAVTLIPGFVAFPTAAMLLQNGAGYMQIGAFVSTLMMVGIVTAPVEIKYFGKKLTIARNVLAFVFSFLVAYIIGKVAGGI
- a CDS encoding permease: MKFIKRYKFFLITIGIIGIITLINRSIGLKAISVAGYSFKEMALVIPPVFILLGLLDVWVPRETMVKYMGEGSGIKGVILSIILGSAAAGPLYGAFPVAAVFMKKGAKFSNILIFIGAWSTTKIPMFLFEISALGARFAVTRLVVDIPGIILIAYILSQLIPKEEIREIYRKVENM
- a CDS encoding 4Fe-4S dicluster domain-containing protein gives rise to the protein MSKNWYPVINYENCIECGACFNKCSHGVYKKEGERPVVVYPEGCVEGCRGCQNLCPSGAIEYVGDTGEKGNCSCGCCSC
- a CDS encoding 4Fe-4S binding protein, which encodes MRPVILKEKCPAQANICKAIIACPNHAISYVEDDDEPLGGRIEIDHAKCTGCGTCAKECCGMAIIME